A region of the Apium graveolens cultivar Ventura chromosome 6, ASM990537v1, whole genome shotgun sequence genome:
ATTGGTGTACCTGGCTTAATATTGCACATGCATGCATGGCTCTATGTATTGATTTTGCTCTCTGTATATAGTACAATTAACTGTCACTAGATCCAACTCATGTTTTACTATCTCAACAGCTTCTGCTTCTCGGTGTGTCTTCCAGAATCGACAACTTATACGAGTTCTTCACATGTAAACTCTATAACAATAATGATAATAATAGAAACCGTTATGCAAAGATGTCACGTATTTGTATTAAAGACGGGATAATAAAAGTTTGGTCGGTAGTCTGTAATTAtggtaatatttaaaataaaataagtaGATTAGTATTCACaatctatctatctatactatctattactattatataaatgatgaaatattaaaagttttgGTACAATACTTATTTTTTGGTACTCGTTGAATTTCCATAATTACCCTTactttattatatatttttataataaaaaatattaaatcaaCAATAATAAACTTCTGCCCAAATAACTTAAGACAAGTTATCAGTTAAAAGATTAAAGGCCCAAAGATGAGTTTATTTAACTTAACGATGTACAGGACTGGGCGTTAGACTTGACATGCAGAAGTTAAAGTGGCATTCACCGAGGGATCCCTTTATTTAACTACCctataattaaatttatttaactaatatatatatatatatatatatatatatatatttttgtgatCATACGGAAGTCATGAGTTGCGATGATCGTTGGCGTATTTGCCTATAATTATCGGTATTTTCATTTTTTTCCCTACCAAGGTAAATCACTGGTAAACCacatttaagcgacagactctgacTGCATAATCATATAAATCCTTTttccgtgggattcgaacctatgaccaagaggatagttttcttctttttaaccaactgagccaacccttacGGGCTTATACAAGTTTTTAGTGCTTCATACAGGTGTAAAcgaaattaataataatataagttatttattccGGCTTAAACAAAGTTATATTATTGATCAGAATTAAAAAAAGTTAAATATAATTAGTTCTATTAGCTACATGGGCTAAAATTAAATTTATACTATTTTATGGATGGATCATTGAAAATTTGGTTGCTAGGGTCTTTGGTTTTTTTGAGCAAAAGAAGTACTTCATTAATTCATCAAACAATCCGACATAATCGTCTCTAACAAAAAAGCTGGAGGAGACATAAAATCCAAGAAGCAATTTAGCGCACAAGGGATTTTGGCAATCTTATGTGCCACCCTGTTAGCTTGCTTTCTAACAAAATCTACCAACACCCCACCTCTGCTCTAAATCATGAATTTACATTGATGCACCAGATTACCAAACTCGAGCAGATTTGTGTTGTTCCCTTTTATCGCGTTGACGCAGAGTTGAGAATCACTCTCAATGGTCACTATTGTCACTGGAAGTTGGTTTATCCATGAGAGAGCCTCTACGATCCCTACCATTTCTGCCTCCACTACATGCGTGCTGCCTGCAAATCTCATTACTCTTCCTGCTAAGAACTGGCCATGATTATTCCTGAGAGCCATACCAACTACAAATGAGTCCTGACCTTCCTTCACTGGAGCATCCACATTTACCTTGAATGAAACCAGGCTAGGAGGTGTCCACTTATTTTCCTGCTGTGAAACAAATGAGTTATGTCCTGAAGTTTCAAGGTATTTCTTGTTTACTTTTTTCCACTCTTGAACCTGCTTTTTGCTCCATTTCATGACCACAACTGGTGTCATGGTTCTTTCTTCAAATATTTTCTTGTTTCTCACAAACCAGACTCCCCACAGGACTGTTGCAATCTTTGTCAAAACCTCACTGGATTCAGTACTCAGCTTCTCAAGCAACCAGTCAGCTGCATTTTCTACTGACCACATATCGTAACTCAAGCCCACATTCCACCAACACTCTTTGGCGAAACTACAGTCCAAAAACAAATGCATGAGGTGCTCAATATCTCCAGTGCACATCGGGCAATAGATTGGAACTATGATTCCTTTGCCTCTAATTAAGTACCTGACTGGAATGGTATTTCTGCAGAACCTCCACAGAAAGATTCTTACTTTGTGAGGGATTTGTAACACCCAAATTTTACACCAACCTCTAGACTGATGTATCCCAGTTACCACAGTGTGATTCTTATTCCACTGATGATACCCCGACTTCACCGTGTATTGCCCATTGGGAGAATGGGACCAGGCCAGTCTGTCTTTGATACACATATTTGGTATTCGGGTATTAAGAATGGCATTTGCATCTTCATTGTTGAACTGTGATCTCACTTTTTCCTCGTCCCATATCTTTGTGTTAATCTGAAAAAAATTACTGACCTTTAAGTTGTTAACATCATCTGTTTGCTCTAAATTGACTCGAAGATCAGCCTTATTCCTTAACCATCTGTCAGACTTTATATTAATTGATTTACCATCCCCTAAAATCCATCTCATTCCATTTTTCATGTTTTCTTTAGCTTCCCACAGACCAGACCAAGTATAACTCGATCCCCCTACACGACTAGCTTGAAGAAAATGGCAGTTAGGATAATATCGAGCTTTTAGAACTCTAGCTACCAGAGAATCAGGCTTGTTGATAAGATTCCAACATTTTTTCCCTAAGAGTGCCAAGTTAAAACCATGGAGGTCTCTAAATCCAAGGCCGCCACTTTTTTTTGACATGCTTATTTTGTCCCAGGCACACCATCGTATCCCCTTGCCAGTCGAAGCATTTGACTTCCACCAGAACGCGTTCATTAACCTTTCAATTTCTTGGCAAAGAGTCTTTGGAACCATAAAGCATGACATTGTGTATGTAGGAATCATCTGGGCCACATTCCTGATCATGATTGCTTTCCCCGCCCGAGATAGTAATTTTGAGCTCCAACTTTGGATTTTTTGAAACACTCTGTCTTTCAGATATCTGAAGACTGTCTTCTTGGACCTACCTATCAGCGATGGTAAGCCGAGATACTTGCTGTTCCCAATATCATTGAATACTCCCAAGGTTTGTTTGATCTCCATTTGTTTGTCTTTATGGACATTTACATTGAAGAAAATGGCTGATTTCTGAAAATTGACAGCTTGACCCGAGAATCTTTTATACGAGCTCAGAATCTCTTGAATTGCCTTTGTTTCTAGAGTTGTAGCTTTGAAGAAAAGGAAGCTATCATCAGCAAAAAGAAGATGGGTGATTGCCGGGGCTGAACGATTTATGCGACATCCAGATATTGAGCCATTTTCTGAAACTGATTTAAGAGAGAGTGATAGGCCTTCCACACAGAGTAAAAACAAATATTGGCATCTTGGAATTCGACACATTCTGAAAAAAACTATTTGCTCATCATATTTGGGAATGAAGTTGCCTGATGGATTTTGTTCTAATATTAGGAGCTTGGTATCGATGGAAACTCTCCGACTTACCAGAATGAAATCCCATGTCTGCCATATGATTTTGCATCACCTACTCCCAATTACAATTCGATCGTCACTGCATAAAAAGGTCAGGGACACCGTTATTAGATTTTGTCTGTTCTTTAAGGCTATTTGTAGCAAAGTTATTGAAGCCGATAAATTGGAAAAAATGCAGTCTCAACTAATTATAACAATATGCCAACTTGAAAATATTTCCCCCCTTCCTTGTTTGACATAATGATTCACCTTTCGATTCATCTTGTGCGAGAGGTTGAGCTATGCTGGCCAATTTTCCTTAGGTGGATGTATCCGTTCGAAAGGTACATGAAAATATTTAAAGGATATGTAAGGAACAGGGCTCGCGCGGAGGGTTGTATTGCTGAGGCATATATTGTTGAGGAGGCAGTTGAGTGTTTGGTTAACTTTGAGGAATCAACTGTCAGAGTTCCAGAAAATGGCAGACGTACAAAGGATGCAATATGCAGACCACTATCTGGTGCAACAATGATCACCCCGAGCACCAAAGATTTGCACCTTGCACATTTGTGTGTCCTACAAAATAGTACGGATGTTGTGCCATATTTTGAGTAAGTATTTTTATTATCCTTCATGCGCAGTTTAGTTATAACCATCCCTATATCAAAATTCTTTATATCTGCCATTTTAATTGTAGGGAACACTTGTCATTTTTGATGGACCAATTTCCGGAACGTGGAAATGACGAAATCTGGCTAAAGAATAAGCAAAATGAAACTTTCCCAAAATGGTTTAAAGAAAAGGTTTTACGTTTGCTTAATTGTTAATATTCAGTCATTTACCTCCATTGTTATTATTGGAAACCTTGCAAATTAAGTGTAATTTAATTTTTCACAGATTGCATCAAATTTACTAGATGGAGAGGAGGTACCGCAACATATAAGGTGGGTCGCAGACGGGCCTAATAATGATGTGCCTACATTCAGTGGCTAAAGGTGCATGGGGTTACATTTAGCACCAAGTCTCGTGATGATACGCGTCAAGTTCAGTGTAGTGGAGTGTGTGTAGATGCTGATACAATGGTTGTGCAGGGTACAGACAAAAATATTCAGCATACATCACATACATACTACGGTGTTATAAATTTTATATGGGAGTTGGACTATAACATCTTTAGGATCCCTCTTTTTCTCTGTAAGTGGGTGGATATGAACAGAGGAATTAAGGTCGATGAATTAGGATATACATTAGTTAATTTGAATAGGCCTGGTTTTTTTAATGATCCATTTGTGTTGGCAACACATGTTAAGCAGGTCTGTTATATCGACGATCCTCTTAAAAAATTATGGTCCGTGGTGTTGAAATTTCCCGAAAGAAAACACTATGATGATAGCGAAGATGAAAATGAGGGATCCGTGGAAGTAGAGCTTGAGTCTGAGTTTTTTATGCCCAACTTACCAGatgatgattttgaaaatgaTGCTAGTTACATCAGGGATGTAGATGAACAAATTCAACTAgattgattttttttatatttcattATTGCTATGTATAACTTTAAAATTTTGGTTTGGTGATGTTTGTTGTTCATGGTGGTTGTTATGTTTGCTCCAAATGGATAATATGTTTGTTTTCCTGTCCATTAGTTATTTGGCAATGAAAGAGATGCactctttctatcaattttttttaaaaaaatacagtGGTATAGACAAGAGTTTTATATACAAAATCTTGTCTTAATATTTCATAGACAACAAGGTAGAAACAGTTGTGTGATTAAAGACAACACTTCCGGGACTGTTGTGTGATATGTTAAACACACAATGCAAACACAACCAATTATGCGAAACGGAATACAACAACGAAAATATAAAACCATTGTCTCATATTTTACAATGGTTTTATATTTCCGTTATATGAACCATATTAAAACAATAGGTTTTACAAACTGTTGTGCATTGTTTAACAACAGTTTTCTGAACTATTGTGTGAAATGTCTACCAACAATAATTTTCTAAAACCATTGTCTCATGTTTTACAACGGTTACTTTTTCGGTTGTATGAAACATATGAAGACAATAGTTCTTTAAAACTGTTGTGCAAACTCCTTTTTTTGGTGATTTTTTTCACAACGGTTCATAAAACCGTTGTATGAATCTGGTTTACACAATGGTTATTAAATATGCAGATAATTAAATATGCAGATAATTAGATATACAGATAATTAAATATGCAGATAATTAAATATGCAGATAGaacatgaataattaaataatcaactGATATAAATATGTGCATTAAGCGAAACGTGTAAAGTATAAGTGCATTCATATAAAATAGTAACATAGTACATTAAGCGAAACGTATTAACTCTAGAAAGAGAATACACACAACATAGTACATAGTTTTacaatatataagtatattgttCAGTTTTTAACCCAAATTCCCTCAACATTTTCTCTAACCCTATGCTCCATATCATCAGCAACATCACATGCCGGGATATTAGAGCAAAATGGCTGATGCTCCATTGTCGTGTCTCCTAGGTTATCTTCATTGTTGATATCATGATAGTCTCGAGTCGTGGATTTTAATACAATGGACCAGGTAGCATCAACCGGATCTTCGACATAAAACACTTGCTTCACTTGATCAACGAAAACATATTTATCCTTCTTCTGGACCTGTCGACTAAAGTCCACAAGCGTGAAGCCAAGATCATCCACTTTGATACCTCTGTCATTCGATGCCCATTTACACAAGAATAAAGGGGCTTTGAAATCATGGTAGTCCAACTCCCATATTTCTAGAATGATGCCATAGAACGTCATATCACTCTCGATCGGATTTAAATCCCTAGCACTATAAACTTGAACCGTCTTAGCAACTAAATAAACACCGCTGTTCTGAACAACCCTTGATTTATCACGATCTTTTATGAAGTACATAACTCCGTCAACTAGATATCCTTCATAAGTCAAAACAGAATAAGATGGTTTGGCAGCCAACCATCTTATCATTTCTGAAACAGCGGCGCAGTTTTCCTTAAGTTCACTCCTAACCTGCACACATTGTCATTAATTACATATAAGCCActtattaattatattaaataaaacTCACAATAAAAGTCAGAATAAGAGAAACCAACTTTTCTTTCGAACCAATCAGCAAACAGCCGATTATGTTCTCCCATGAGCCAATGAACACTCTTTTTCTTTCCTCGATGAATTTCTTCAAGATACTCCATATGCTTTCTGATAAAAAAACATATATTATATTCACTCACAAGAATACTTACCGAAAAGATATGGTTTTACAAGAACAAAAACTGAACTTACATTATATAAGGAAATACTTCAGAATTGTTTAACAGGACAGTTAAATGTGCCTCATCTCGCTCTTTCTCTTCGACTTCCTTCATCTTCATAAAGGATAAGGGACCAGAAAGCCTGAATTGATCTTTGGGAACACCAGCTGTTTTGCAACTCTCTTTAAGAAACTCGGTGCAAAATTCTACCGATTCCTCACCAAGATAACTTTCGGCGATACAACCTTCCGGATGATAATGGTTTCTAATATAACTCTTCATCACTTTATTAAACCGTTCAAACGCATACATCCACCTATAGCACACTGGTCCATACAAACGCAATTCCCAAACTAAGTGGACTACGAGATGtatcataacatcaaaaaatgaggcatgaattttttttttcaagcTCACACAAGGCCAATATCAAATCTGACTACAGTTTATCTAGTTTCGAAATATCGACTACTTTGCTGCACAAGGAGTTGAAAAAGAAACACAATCGTATTATTGTGACCCTAACATGTTTCGGAAGAACGGATCGAATTGCAACCAGGAGCAACTGTTGGAGGAGGATGTGGCAGTCATGGGACTTTAGCCCATAAATCTTTAAATCAGCCATGGACATGAAGCTTTTAATGTTCCATGCATGTCCATACGGAAGTTTCATATTCAAGAATGATGATAACATTGTTCTTTTTTCAGCCTTTGATAAAGTAAAAGCAGAAGGAGGCACGTAGgttttcttttctcctacttgtGGAGCTAAATCAACCCTAACACCCATGTCAAGCATATCATGATGAGATGCCTCGCTATCTTTTGACTTGTTCCGCATATTTAACAATGTCCCCATCATATTATTATACACATTCTTCTCGATGTGCATAACATCGAGACAGTGACGAACGTGGTTAAACTTCCAATATTCTAACTCGAAAAAAATAGACTTTTTCTTCCACGGACAATCAACCTTTTTGGACTTCTTTACTTCCTTGCCATAAGAAAATTTAATCTGTTCCTGTTGTGCTAACACTTCTTTAACAAAAAGGGGTGGACGTGGTCGCCGAAGCTCTTGTTCGCCGTTAAAAGCCAACTTTTGTCTGCTATAGGGGTGATGGTCAGCCAAATAACGACGATGGCCTTGATAACACATATTTTTACTATGACTTAAATATTTGGCAACGGTGTCGTCACCACATATGGGATAGCTCTTGTAACCCTTATTAACACAACCGGACAAATTTGTATATCCAGGAAAGTCATTTATGGTCCACATCAAAACCGCTTTTAAAGTAAAATAGGATTTACTATAAGCGTCATAGACATTTGGTTCACCTTCTACCCAAAGCTTCTTCAAATCATCGATCAACGGCTCTAAGTATACGTCAATATCATTTCCCGGCTCGTGCGGACCAGGAATTAATATTGATAACAttataaacttcctcttcatgcataaccatggaggaagattataaGCTACCAATACTACCGGCCAGCAGCTATACCTATTACTTAGGACATTATTAAACGGGTTTATACCATCTGCTCCTAAAGCTAATCGAAGGTTTCTTGGATCACTAGCAAACGAAGGCCACCGATAATCAATATTCCTCCATGAAGGAGAGTCGTCCGGATGCCGCATCTGACCATCATTTGACAGTTGTTTTGAATCCCAAATCAACTGTTCAGCGGTATCAGGAGATTTAAACATTCTTTTAAACCTAGGAATGATAGGAAAATACCACATAACCTTGGCTGGACTATTTACCCTAAGTTTACCATCTTTCGCAACCTTCCAGCGAGATAAACGACATTTAGGACACTCAGATGCATTAAGATTTATACCCCTGTAGAGTATACAATTGTTTGGACATGCATGAAATTTAATGCACTTGAGGCCCAAGTCAGATAAGGTTTTCTTTGCCTCATACGCATTAACCGGTAACACATGATCTTGAGGAAGAAAAGaaccaacagaagtgagaagatCAGTGAAGGCGCTATTGCTAATACCAAACCTAGATTTCCAATTATGTAGCTTTAACATTTACTCTAACTTTGTACATTCACTGCCCTTATACAAAGGTTGTTCTGCATCAGCTACCAACCTATTGAAGTCATACGAATCATGATCGTCCGAATTATAAGCAGCTTCACAAACG
Encoded here:
- the LOC141664531 gene encoding uncharacterized protein LOC141664531, whose amino-acid sequence is MTNRENSKDPKDILCPCGRCGNFRKYNVKVIRGHLYEKGFSLGYTDWIWHGETSSKSVRSSAGSTFLPKEQNAQSETIDVCEAAYNSDDHDSYDFNRFGISNSAFTDLLTSVGSFLPQDHVLPVNAYEAKKTLSDLGLKCIKFHACPNNCILYRGINLNASECPKCRLSRWKVAKDGKLRVNSPAKVMWYFPIIPRFKRMFKSPDTAEQLIWDSKQLSNDGQMRHPDDSPSWRNIDYRWPSFASDPRNLRLALGADGINPFNNVLSNRYSCWPVVLVAYNLPPWLCMKRKFIMLSILIPGPHEPGNDIDVYLEPLIDDLKKLWVEGEPNVYDAYSKSYFTLKAVLMWTINDFPGYTNLSGCVNKGYKSYPICGDDTVAKYLSHSKNMCYQGHRRYLADHHPYSRQKLAFNGEQELRRPRPPLFVKEVLAQQEQIKFSYGKEVKKSKKVDCPWKKKSIFFELEYWKFNHVRHCLDVMHIEKNVYNNMMGTLLNMRNKSKDSEASHHDMLDMGVRVDLAPQVGEKKTYVPPSAFTLSKAEKRTMLSSFLNMKLPYGHAWNIKSFMSMADLKIYGLKSHDCHILLQQLLLVAIRSVLPKHVRVTIIRLCFFFNSLCSKVVDISKLDKLWMYAFERFNKVMKSYIRNHYHPEGCIAESYLGEESVEFCTEFLKESCKTAGVPKDQFRLSGPLSFMKMKEVEEKERDEAHLTVLLNNSEVFPYIIKHMEYLEEIHRGKKKSVHWLMGEHNRLFADWFERKVRSELKENCAAVSEMIRWLAAKPSYSVLTYEGYLVDGVMYFIKDRDKSRVVQNSGVYLVAKTVQVYSARDLNPIESDMTFYGIILEIWELDYHDFKAPLFLCKWASNDRGIKVDDLGFTLVDFSRQVQKKDKYVFVDQVKQVFYVEDPVDATWSIVLKSTTRDYHDINNEDNLGDTTMEHQPFCSNIPACDVADDMEHRVRENVEGIWVKN